In Halobacillus amylolyticus, the following proteins share a genomic window:
- a CDS encoding putative holin-like toxin, with amino-acid sequence MSMYEVLMVLFTFGTFLIALLALIIKMINKK; translated from the coding sequence ATGAGCATGTATGAAGTTCTAATGGTTTTGTTTACATTTGGAACGTTTTTGATTGCATTGCTCGCATTGATCATAAAAATGATCAATAAAAAATAG